The Triticum dicoccoides isolate Atlit2015 ecotype Zavitan chromosome 6A, WEW_v2.0, whole genome shotgun sequence genome has a window encoding:
- the LOC119315614 gene encoding F-box protein At5g03970-like produces PAMAPLEDDDLLREILVRLPPQPSSLPRASAICKRWRLLLSDPGFSRRFRIHHRRSPPLLGFFRRNDALPVVPTLDAPDCVSPGRFSLQRGDGDQFMSLGCRHGLVLVFNKPKNQILVWDPVTGDQHRLVVPPGVAAHAEKTTINGAVLRAGAAGDDDAQHFQVVLAVADNDDEQHRQALACVYSSETGAWGDLVSTQLPSDVLMSDAAILVSTDKPAVLVGDSLYWKLAGNIDGILKFDLEKQSLAVIRVPVHILEEGQYMFLIMRAEGGGLGLLIQTDCSIQLWKMKTDCDGVASWGLGRTIELDKLLSLNSEETDMLIPGLEEENNVVFMWADHIVFTVHLESMKFKKLSGTYPLSHYHPFRSVYAAGI; encoded by the exons CCGGCGATGGCGCCACTGGAGGACGACGACCTGCTCCGCGAGATCCTCGTCCGCCTGCCCCCGCAGCCCTCCTCCCTGCCCCGCGCCTCCGCCATCTGCAAgcgctggcgcctcctcctctCCGACCCAGGATTCTCCCGCCGCTTCCGCATCCACCACCGCCGCAGCCCTCCCCTCCTCGGTTTCTTCCGCAGAAATGACGCCCTGCCCGTCGTACCCACTCTCGACGCCCCGGATTGTGTTTCCCCCGGTCGTTTCTCCTTGCAGCGCGGCGACGGCGACCAGTTCATGTCGCTCGGATGCCGCCATGGCCTGGTACTCGTCTTCAACAAACCGAAGAATCAGATCTTGGTGTGGGACCCCGTCACCGGCGACCAGCACCGCCTTGTCGTGCCTCCGGGGGTTGCGGCACATGCAGAGAAGACAACGATCAACGGGGCGGTGCTTCGTGCTGGTGCCGCCGGAGACGACGATGCCCAGCACTTCCAGGTGGTGTTGGCAGTGGCAGACAACGACGACGAGCAGCACAGGCAAGCACTTGCCTGCGTTTACTCGTCAGAGACTGGCGCATGGGGTGATCTTGTCTCAACACAGCTTCCATCTGACGTTCTAATGAGTGATGCTGCCATCTTGGTTTCTACTGACAAGCCTGCTGTGCTGGTTGGGGATTCCCTTTACTGGAAGCTTGCTGGGAATATTGATGGAATTCTCAAGTTTGATTTGGAGAAACAAAGTCTGGCTGTGATACGGGTGCCAGTGCATATCCTTGAAGAGGGCCAGTACATGTTCTTGATTATGCGGGCAGAGGGTGGTGGCCTTGGTTTACTCATCCAGACAGACTGCAGCATCCAATTGTGGAAGATGAAGACTGATTGTGACGGTGTCGCTTCATGGGGGCTTGGAAGAACCATTGAACTGGACAAGCTACTTTCCCTGAATTCTGAGGAGACTGACATGTTGATACCAGGGCTCGAGGAGGAAAATAATGTGGTATTCATGTGGGCAGATCACATTGTCTTTACGGTCCATCTTGAGTCAATGAAGTTCAAGAAGCTTTCTGGAACCTACCCCCTTTCTCATTATCATCCATTCAGAAGTGTCTACGCGGCAG GTATCTAG